In the genome of Acidimicrobiales bacterium, one region contains:
- a CDS encoding DoxX family protein has product MSLTRRVARPMMAAMFVVGGWDSFRNPDPKAPTAEPVTTKLAGPLNLPDDPATLVKVNGGVQVGAGVLLAIGKLPRLSALALAGTLVPTTLAGHRFWEVEDAQARRGQRIHFLKNLSMLGGLILAATDTEGRPSLRWRARQAAKRSRVLPG; this is encoded by the coding sequence ATGTCGCTCACCCGTCGCGTCGCCCGCCCGATGATGGCCGCCATGTTCGTGGTCGGCGGCTGGGACTCGTTCAGGAACCCGGACCCCAAGGCGCCGACGGCCGAGCCGGTGACGACGAAGCTGGCCGGCCCGCTCAACCTGCCCGACGACCCGGCCACGCTCGTGAAGGTGAACGGCGGCGTGCAGGTGGGGGCCGGAGTGCTGCTGGCGATCGGCAAGCTGCCCCGGCTGTCGGCCCTCGCCCTGGCCGGGACGCTCGTGCCGACGACGCTGGCCGGCCACCGGTTCTGGGAGGTCGAGGACGCCCAGGCCCGGCGGGGCCAGCGCATCCACTTCCTGAAGAACCTGTCGATGCTCGGCGGGCTGATCCTCGCCGCCACCGACACCGAGGGCCGCCCCTCCCTGCGCTGGCGGGCCCGCCAGGCGGCCAAGCGCTCCCGCGTC